The sequence CTTAGACGACTTGGCCAAGTGTGAAAGGAGCATTCTGGGGTTCTGGGCTGTTGAAGTTTGAAAACCCTACTCTACACATATCTTCCAAGAGCACAAAGCACCCTCTCCCCGGCTATAAACCACCACAGCACTGCCATGAGGTTAAGCCTGGTGGATTGCACGGGCATTCCTGTTGCAGAGCCGTTCTGTTCCCGTGTAACCAGAGCCACTGCTCAGTGACACAGGGGCCCAGTCCCTGGGAAACCTGGGCCCTGCATAAGCACTAATCGGAGCCTGGGACCACAGCTGAGACCCCAAACACAGTGCTGGGAGTCCCAGGCTGATGGCACCTGCCAGGTGGCAAACACACTGCCATCTCTGCAAACTCCTCTCTGAGCCAGCTTTTATGGACTGTGTTCATCTGTGCTgtcaaagaaaacatttcaacaAATTGTGTTTAAAGACCTAATTGGCTTTTATTAATGATTCATGAGTTGCGTGGCACCCCATCTATGAAAGGGGCATTGATAGCTGGGCAGAGGAGGTAGGCTTTATAGGCAGAAAAGGCTGAAGAAGCAGAAAGAGGGAACAAAAAGCAGATGGGTTGTTTCAGAGTTACTTTCCTTATAGAGTCACTGACTTAGGTTGACTGAGCCCCTTAGGACTGGTTGCTCTGAATCTCCCagtttttttttgggaaacaggCCCATTTCTAGGCTCAGTTTGGTTATATGGCACCTGGCACAAGTGACTCCACTCTGGTTTCGCCTGATCTGTTGTGGCCAGGTGCAGAAGCTCAGTTCAAACAATGGCCTCCACACATTGTATTTAATAGTGCAGAAATCTACTATTTGCCTCTCCAGATCCCCTGTCCAGCCTCTCCTCCGagctctgtggcccaggaggctgagcacaAGGGATATATCAGTAACTTCCTTGCCCTGGCTTCTGGTTGGATTAAAGCCAAGAGTCGAACAGGAGAGAAGGGAGACAGGGTATTCTCCCAGCTCTCCCCTGCAGATCACCACAGGCTGGACACATGCCTCAGACCCAGGGCAGCTGAGAGGCATGGCTGTGCCCAGATTCTGTGCTTTCTCTACTCTGCTTACATCTTTGTAAATGACTCTTTTATTAAACTTGTCTCAAATAATCCAGTCTGAGTCAACAATCCATTGCAGGGCATTGACTGTCTCTGTGTCTAACCAAAGCTCCAATCTGGGAAGGATGTGGGAATACTAGAAAAGTTcaggaagagaaaacaataaGTGATTATTGGGATGAAAATATAGAAGTCAGAAGAACTAAGGGTTACTTGAAgcagagaaggcagagagaaagtgTTTGCTGTTGTGCAGACAGCAGGCACAGGCAAGGAGAGGCAACCTCAGGCTTTCATCCCCTCAGAGCAGCCGCTGGGCAGGAAGGCAAGTCAGCCTTTCTGGGGACAGTTTCTTCATTGGTGAGGCAAGGAGGGCTATACAGAGATAGAAGATTTCCAGTGTAGCTTTCAGCTCTCCCCAGGCTCTGACATTGACTCTGTGACCTGGTCTCACCCACTCTTTATTTTATACCTTCTCCAGCCCCAGTGGTGGTGATCTGCACACAGTGGGGCTAAGGCACAAACCCTATTTCGTAAATAGCCACCACCCACCTCCCtaaattaataaactaataaaCACAATTCTTATAACAGCCTTCAGGTTTAGGTTGTGGCGGGTGTCCCCACCTCTCCTTCGATGAGTAACTTGCACTCTCAAAGTCGCCCCCCACTCTGCCCCTACCCAGCAGTCAGGGAACTCCTGCGATTACAAGACAACAATGAAACAACAAAAGCAGTCATCACCAAGCATTtatatgtgctaggcactgcctTTACTCTCTCTGTCCACATTGACAAAGCACTTACCTACTTTTAATATACTCCTGTAGTAAAAATTAAGTTCCTTTATATGGTATACAAGATTTTTTTATGATCTAAATTGTGCTGGCTTAACTCCTGCCACGTTCTCAGCACTCCCCACCCTCTATCCTTGTATTTAGTTTAACAATCTCCTGTGTAGCACTCACCATAGGCCAGGTgttgttctaaatgctttacaagTTAACTCATTTAAACAGCACTAACTAGTAATGTACTGGTTAGGATAGGGCAAACTAAGTTGCAGTAACAAACTGATCCTAAAGTATCAATAGCTTACCACACGAAGGTTTatttttcatgatgtgtgcaATGTGGATCCAAGAGGGCTCTGCTCCACATTGTCACTCAGGGACCCAGCCTGAGAGAAGCCCCCGTAGTTTTATTACATGAAACACATGGCCTCCAAGGCACCcacacaagcaaaaagaaaagtgacaGGTGAGTCACACAGGCACTTCACCAGCTCAGCTTGGAGTTGACACTCCACACACAGTCCATTCAGGCCAGAACCAGTCACATGATCATTCGTAACCCAACTATAAGAAAAACTGAGAAATgtggaccgggcgcagtggctcacgcctgtaatcccagcactttgggaggccaaggagggcggatcacgaggtcaggagatcaagaccatcctggctaacatggtgaaaccccgtctctactaaaaacacaaaaaattagccgggcctggtggcgggcgcctgtagtcccagctactcaggaggctgaggcaggagaatggcgtgaacctgggaggcggagcttgcagtgagctgagatcgaggcactgcactccagcctgggcgacagagcaagactccatctcaaagaaaaaagaaagaaaaactgagaaatttgGAGGATCACATGTGATGTTTGGTGAGCACAGTGTCTCTGCCACAACTAGGAGGTATTAATATTCTTTTAGAGAGAAGGAAACTAAAAAGCAAAGGCCTGGAAAGGTGAGGTAACTGGTTCAAAATCAGCTGCAGATCCAAAATCCATACCCGGGCAGTCTGGCTCCACAGTCCATATTGTGAACCACCATGACTGGCACATCCTTTCCCTCACCCTTCCCCGTTCACTCTCCACTCCTCCTAGATCCTCTCACACGCACTTTCATAATTGCTTTCCTGCACCTCCTGCGATCCTCTTCCCAACCATATCTGCTTAGCAAAATTCTGTTTACCCCTCAAAATGCAGCTTAAACAACATAGGAAGACATCCTTACGCTCACCTAAAGGAGGAATAGGTACTTTTACATCAGAGTTCCCCAAATATTTTAGATAGACTTTCGATCTAGCCCTTATCACTTGTGTGGCACACTTACACCTATGTGGTCCTTCTTCCCAACTAGATACTGAACTCTTCTAGGTCAGAGGCTGTGTCAGACACACCTGCATCCCCAGCACCTGCATGGTGCCAGGCGCGTGGTACATACTCACCGAATGAGAGCTGAATAAGTgaggaaatgaatggataaatctTCATTATCCTTTATGCAATGCATGAGATTGGTGTGAGGATGAAGAGCCAAGTGCATTTGGAAATTAACAGAAGGCTGACAGGAAGTCAGGAACaggggccaagtgcagtggctcacacctgtaatctcagcactttgagaggccaaggcaggtggatcacttgagttcaggagttcaagaccagcctgggcaacatggcaaaaccctatcactacaaaaaatacagtaattagctgggaatggtggcacatccatgtagtcccagctactcgggaggctgaggcaggaggattgctggagcctgagAGGTCGACGCTGTAGTTTGCGCtgccgcattccagcctgggtgacacagtgagactgtgtctcaaaaagcaaaagaagataCTACCGTTTCCGGCACCACTTCTTTCTTTCCGTGCCGATAGCGCTCACGCAAGCATGGTTAACGTCCCTAAAACCCACCGGACTTTCTGTAAGAAGTGTGGCAAGCACCAACCCCACAAAGTGACACAGTACAAGAAGGGCAAGGATTCTCTGTATGCCCAGGGAAAGCGGCTTTATGACAGGAAGCAGAGTGGCTATGGTGGGCAGACTAAGCCAATTTTCCGGAAAAAGGCTAAAACTACGAAGAAGATTGTGCTAAGGCTTGAGTGCGTTGAGCCCAACTGCAGATCCAAGAGAATGCTGGCTATTAAAAGATGCAAGCATTTTGAACTGGGAGGAGATAAGAAGAGAAAGGGCCAAGTGATCCCGTTCTAAGTGTCATCTTTTATTATGAAGACAATAAAATCTCAAGGAGAGTCTTACTGAGCACCAGCTCTGTGCCAATCATTACTGTGGGGCTTTTATGCAAGTGGAGGTATTCTACAAATGGATTTCAAAATATGTCCTTGAAATCTGAAAAGTGGGCCCAAATGGGAACTGTAGACTGGAAATGTGCTTCCTTTGGCTTTATGGGTGGGAGCTACATTTGAGTCCTTGGCTGGTCCTCTTTAGGCTGGGTGGCATGGCTTTAGTGAGCCCTGTCAGTCATACTTATATGTCAAATACACTCTCCTAATTCACTGGGGTAGCTC comes from Pongo pygmaeus isolate AG05252 chromosome 17, NHGRI_mPonPyg2-v2.0_pri, whole genome shotgun sequence and encodes:
- the LOC129019015 gene encoding large ribosomal subunit protein eL42-like — its product is MVNVPKTHRTFCKKCGKHQPHKVTQYKKGKDSLYAQGKRLYDRKQSGYGGQTKPIFRKKAKTTKKIVLRLECVEPNCRSKRMLAIKRCKHFELGGDKKRKGQVIPF